The window TTTCAGCCAATTCAAATGAAAAACGGGTGCGCGTGGATGCTTCATAAAATAAGTTGACGATGGTTTTTCCGCGGAGCGTGGGCACTTTGGGGATTGGTCGCGCCAATACCTCTTTGAACGTCTCAGCGGTGTTCAGGATGTGCGTGATTTCTTCTGCCGAGACATCTTCCAACCCTAACAAATGTTTTCTTTTAAATGACATGTTGAAATGTTCAGCCTTTCTTTGTCTGTTTTAGTCAAAAAATGATTCATTTTTACGCGTCGGGAGTTTCGCTCTCATCAGGACTTTCGACCAGCAGCACACAATCTTCATCGTCGACCTCCTTCATTTTTACCTGAATTTCTTCGCCGATGGAAGTGGGAATGTTTTTCCCGACATAGTCCGGCTTAATCGGCAGTTGTCGATGCCCGCGGTCAACCAGTACCGCCAACTGAATGCGCTCGGGTCTGCCGAAAGACATCAGCGCTTCCAACGCAGCGCGCGTGGTTCTGCCCGTGTAGAGCACATCGTCGATGAGCACAATATTTTTTTCGTCGATGTCAAAAGGAATGTCGCTCTGCTGAACCACCGGTTGTTTCAATCGCTGCCGGAAATCATCCCGGTAGAGAGTGATGTCCAGAGCGCCCAACGGCAGGGAAATGCCCTCGATGTTTTTGATTTCCTTGATGACTCGTTGAGCGAGATAAGCTCCTCGCGTGCGAATGCCAACGATCGCTAATTTTTCAGTTCCGCGATTTCTTTCCAGAATTTCATGCGCAAGACGCGTGATGGTGCGCTTCAACCCTTTTTCGTCGATGATTTTTGCTTTCACTTTTCTTGTCATTGTCGGATCGCTTTCTTTTTAATTTCCGGGCACAAAAAAAGCCTTCACCTGGACGCAGGAAGGCTCTTAAGTTGACGAGTTTCCCTTTTCCTACCTCACGGGATAAGCTTAAAAGGGTCAAAATTATTGTGCCAATAATACGACTTATTTTATTCAAAGTCAAGGAAAAATTTTCCCTGAAGTGAAGGATTGAGAACTGTTTTTTTTTGCGCTGAAAGCGGTGAATCTATTGTTAAAATTATTCCAGAATTAACAGTTTTTTTATATCGTTGAATTTCGCCGTTTCCATTTGATAAAAATAAATTCCAGCGCTGACCGGGTTGCCGTAACCGTCCGTGCCGTCCCAATGGATGCGGTGTACGCCGGCAGTTTGTTTTCCCGAGACGAGGCGGCGGACTTCTCTGCCCAAAATGTCAAAAATTTTGATCTCGACGTTTGCCGCGGTTGGCAACTCAAAACGAATGACCGTTTTTGCTCCGTTTTGCGCCAGAGAGAACGGGTTCGGGTAATTTTGTGCCAGAGAAAAAGTCTGCGGCGCGTCAATTTTGACAGTGACCACTGGCGAAAATTGAAACGAACCCGTGAGATCGATCTGTTTCAACCGATAGCGGTAAGATTCAAGAGCGACGTCGTCATCGACAAAAGAATAAGTTTGTGGCGTATTGTAACTGCCAAGTCCGGAGACGAAACCAATTTTTTCGAAATCATTATTCCCAGCGTCGCGCTGTACTTCAAAGCCATAATTATCCTTTTCGGAGAGCGTTGTCCATTGCAATTTTACAGCGTGATTGCTGCGATTGTATTCAGCCTTAAAAGAAGCAAGTTCCACCGGAATCACACCGCCCTCGACAGTAAAAAGACCGTTTACGCCATACATGGGAATGGATTCGTAGAAAGAATTTGATGCCACGATGTCGGCGAGATTCAAAGGATAATTGCCAGGCACCGCATTGGGTTTAACATTGAATTTGACGTTCAATATTTCGCCTGTGCCCGGGAAAATGCGATTTGTGTCCAGAGAAACTAATACTAATTGCAAAATGCCATTTAAATTATCGATCTCCGGATACACGGTGAACCCGGTTGTTCGCGGTGTATTTTCCACACGGCTATATTCAAGGTTGGTATTAAAGTACAATTTTAGCTGCAGCCCTCGAACGACCTGATTGTTGATCAAAACGACAGGCACAGTATTTTCAACGCTGCCGATATCCCCCGCAGTATCGACCACCTGAAGCGTATCGCTTTGAGGTCTCGCAGAAGTAAGACTCAAGCAGATAAAGATCAGAATAGTAGAAAATATTTTCGCTTTCATAGACCCCTCTCGACTCAATTAGTGATTTTCAAACTGATTGCCCACCCCAATTGTCGAAAATTTGAAATGTGTCGGTTGTTTTTGTTCATAGTCTCGAGTTCATAGTTCCGAGTTGTTTTGGTGTTTAGACATTTGACAATTTCGTTCGAGACTGCGACATCCTGTAAAAATTTAACTAACAACATACTCGAAACGTAACTCTGGAACTCTAAACTAATTTATTTGTCAAAGAATCTGTCAAATCAATTTTTTACTGCAGCAAAATCTATTTTTTTATTTGCCCGCTATTTTAGAATCGTCATTTTGCGTGCTCGGGTAAATGTCGGCGTTTGCAGCCGGTAAAAATAGATACCTGTTCCAACAATTTGTCCGTTGGCATCGTGACCATCCCAGTAAATACGATGGACTCCGGCTTTTTGTTCCTTGTCAACTAAGGTCACAACCTTCCTGCCCAGAACATTGAATATGGTCAGCTTGGCTGCGGTTTGTTCGGGAAGCTGATATTGAATTTCCGTTTCCATGTTAAATGGATTAGGATAATTTTGCTCCAGGCGATAGGCGGTTGGCAACATTTGTAAATTAAAATCAGTTGCTTGCGCCAGAGCAACTTCAACAGGAGCTACGTTGCCGTCGGCGAGAATCATTTTTTCAATATTAAAAGCGCTCTTGTCGAACTGCCTGGATTTGACCACCACCGGCAATTTGAAAACAGGTTCGTCGTCCGGCGCGATCAATTTTCCGTCCATTCCGAAAATGAGAATCGAAAGTCTGTCTTGGCTCCGCGAAGTAACGAGCGTCATGCCGTCCGCGCGATTTGTCAGCGTCGGATTGCCTAATTTAACAGCTTTTGAATCAAATCGCAACTGAATCTGTGCGCCGGAGATTGGCGTTTTTTTTGTGAGGAAGAATGGGATGACGCCAGTCATTTTACCTGATATCGCTTCATTGGATTGAAAATTCAAATTCAGGTTGCCTGTTTTCAGCAATCCCGCTGGCTCGCGGCCCAGAATGTTGTTTATAATCGCTACCACATCCAAAATGTTAACATCGCCGTCACTGTTGTAATCCGCAGCATCCAGCTCAGTCTGTGTCGGCTCGGGCGGTCGGCCTAAAATAATGTCAATGATTCGTACAAGGTCCACGACATTGATAACGCCATCCATGATCACGTCGCCCTTAAGGACTTCGCAGTAAAATTTTCCGTTTAGCAGAGTTGTCAATAGAGACTCATTGAGCTCATCAGAAATCAATACATCGGACAGGTCAATGTCGCAGCTATCGCCCATTTTTACGCCGTCGTTCACTTGATAGAGGAGATCGGCAATGGAGCCCGTTCCTGGTAAAATTGAAGCGCCTTGCTGACTTGAAATAACAATGGAAACCGAACCGTCATGGTTATCTTCCCATGATGTGGAAAAATACAGAGATCGGTCGGTGGAATTGATTTGCAATGGCGTGATCGCATCTGGTATATCAGTCAGTCGGAATTGCAATCCGGAGACGTTACGCGAATTGTGCAACGCGATTTTCAAATGTCCCTGGCTGCCGGGAAGCGCGCTGGTGTAGCGAGCCTGCAAAATTGTTTTGTCCTTTGATCCCAAAAATTTTGCTAAATTCGCCACGTACAAGTCCCAGTTGGTGTACATGTTGCTGTTCAAATAAATGATTGCGCGCGAATGAGGCGCTTCTTCCAAATCGCCGTAATTGAAAGCGATGGCGATCGGTGTGCCCGTCGCGTCCAATCCGGCGCCGACGATCACAGTGCCGTTGCCGATATTTTCGAAGCTGCCGTTTCTGCCTTCGCCGTGTTCAATGTAGTGAACTGTGTTGGGCGTGTAGCTGGTCACGTGAAAGGGATTGGTGTAGTAAATTGTCTGAGATGGGTTTACATCGGCGGATTGCTTCACGCCTCCGGCGCCTAATTCGTTAAATAAGCTATCGCGCCAATTGAACAAAGGAGCGCGAGCTTCCTTGTAAGAGTCCCCCACAAAGAATAGCTTCCCCCCTGACTTGATAAAATTGATCAAATTTGCCCGACCGGTGGCATCGGGCACAGCAAAAATATCTACAAACCACACTTGATCAAATTGGCTTAGGTCAGCCAATTTGATTTGGAGCGCATCGACCTCCCATGTGACTTCATGTCCTGCGGCTTGCAATTTCTGTCCGGAAAATGAACGATCTCCACCTACGACGTAAATTTTGAAGCTTTCCTGCTGATCGGAAAAAAGCTTGTTGCTGCCTAAAACAAAAGTGGCAATCAGTAATGACAGAAGAACCCGGAAGCTAATGCAACTCAGAGATGAACGTTTAAAGGTGCCTTCCATTGTAATACCTCCCACTTGTTGGTTATGAAATCACACAGATGAGCAAAGGAGGTGGGAAATTTAAATTGCCCGTGGCGGTGCGTT is drawn from Calditrichota bacterium and contains these coding sequences:
- the pyrR gene encoding bifunctional pyr operon transcriptional regulator/uracil phosphoribosyltransferase PyrR; amino-acid sequence: MTRKVKAKIIDEKGLKRTITRLAHEILERNRGTEKLAIVGIRTRGAYLAQRVIKEIKNIEGISLPLGALDITLYRDDFRQRLKQPVVQQSDIPFDIDEKNIVLIDDVLYTGRTTRAALEALMSFGRPERIQLAVLVDRGHRQLPIKPDYVGKNIPTSIGEEIQVKMKEVDDEDCVLLVESPDESETPDA
- a CDS encoding T9SS type A sorting domain-containing protein, producing the protein MKAKIFSTILIFICLSLTSARPQSDTLQVVDTAGDIGSVENTVPVVLINNQVVRGLQLKLYFNTNLEYSRVENTPRTTGFTVYPEIDNLNGILQLVLVSLDTNRIFPGTGEILNVKFNVKPNAVPGNYPLNLADIVASNSFYESIPMYGVNGLFTVEGGVIPVELASFKAEYNRSNHAVKLQWTTLSEKDNYGFEVQRDAGNNDFEKIGFVSGLGSYNTPQTYSFVDDDVALESYRYRLKQIDLTGSFQFSPVVTVKIDAPQTFSLAQNYPNPFSLAQNGAKTVIRFELPTAANVEIKIFDILGREVRRLVSGKQTAGVHRIHWDGTDGYGNPVSAGIYFYQMETAKFNDIKKLLILE
- a CDS encoding T9SS type A sorting domain-containing protein; this encodes MEGTFKRSSLSCISFRVLLSLLIATFVLGSNKLFSDQQESFKIYVVGGDRSFSGQKLQAAGHEVTWEVDALQIKLADLSQFDQVWFVDIFAVPDATGRANLINFIKSGGKLFFVGDSYKEARAPLFNWRDSLFNELGAGGVKQSADVNPSQTIYYTNPFHVTSYTPNTVHYIEHGEGRNGSFENIGNGTVIVGAGLDATGTPIAIAFNYGDLEEAPHSRAIIYLNSNMYTNWDLYVANLAKFLGSKDKTILQARYTSALPGSQGHLKIALHNSRNVSGLQFRLTDIPDAITPLQINSTDRSLYFSTSWEDNHDGSVSIVISSQQGASILPGTGSIADLLYQVNDGVKMGDSCDIDLSDVLISDELNESLLTTLLNGKFYCEVLKGDVIMDGVINVVDLVRIIDIILGRPPEPTQTELDAADYNSDGDVNILDVVAIINNILGREPAGLLKTGNLNLNFQSNEAISGKMTGVIPFFLTKKTPISGAQIQLRFDSKAVKLGNPTLTNRADGMTLVTSRSQDRLSILIFGMDGKLIAPDDEPVFKLPVVVKSRQFDKSAFNIEKMILADGNVAPVEVALAQATDFNLQMLPTAYRLEQNYPNPFNMETEIQYQLPEQTAAKLTIFNVLGRKVVTLVDKEQKAGVHRIYWDGHDANGQIVGTGIYFYRLQTPTFTRARKMTILK